In Coffea arabica cultivar ET-39 chromosome 9e, Coffea Arabica ET-39 HiFi, whole genome shotgun sequence, the genomic window TTTGCCCTCATGGACCATGGAGCGAATGTTTATTTCAAGAATTCACAAGGTAATttgattttcaaaccaaataaaTTTGTGGACTGGCATTGATATGCATGACAAACTGGCTACTGGTGATTTTGCTTAGCGATAGGGGAACATGTTAATCTGGCAACCGTTGATTTAGTTGGTTTTTCATAGCTTTTACTTTACTGGAAAGAGATTTTATCCAGCCCTAGCTAGTGCAGTACTGTCGGCTAAAGTGAATGGCAAATATCTGTATGGTGACCTTCAATGATTTTCCGAATTGTTCAGGTGAAACACCATTGGATTGTGCACCTGCCACGTTGCAGTACAAGATGAAAATGAAGATAGAAGAGAGTCAGTGATTGGGCTCAGACATGTCAACTAATAGTGACATTTTGATGCCTAATTATAAGCCATAAAATCTACTCTGTTTTCTTGAAGTGTTGATGATTTGATCTGTTTTTCAACATGGTTTTGGCATTTTGTAAGAGTACGGGTTTCGGTACTCAAATCTTTCTAATGCAGCACATAATCAATTTCTTCACCCCAAGTGAAGTTGTAAATTTTGAAATCCCATCCATGCAAATAATTTTTCAAGTGAAGTTGTAAATTTTCAATGCCATCCAAAATCATTCTCTttgtttgtttcttctttttcttcctttcatttttttatttgtgtttttttctgttttgttttgtgtttttgtttttgtggggggaggggggggggggaggtcAGGTGTCGACTTGTCATTGAGGGCATTTTAGGGCCCCTTTCCcgttgaaagactcatgttGGTGATGAAAATAAAGACCGTTGTTACCAATTTGTTGTTTCCCCCAAAAGTTTATGCTTAAACATGTTGTGGATCTTGTGTGATACTTGGCTTCTAATCATCAGCGGGACTCGTGGAATGCTGTAGCTGTAAACATTTAAATCTGTCCTATGGTTTCTGCAGCACTATTTGTGAAACCTCTTGTGGTCCTGCCTTCCCACCACTGTTATTCTCTGGAGGGAAGGGAGGGGTAAAAGAGGCAGTGCTTCAGGAAGCTCAAGGAAATTGGGTTCTTAACCTTTACCGTCACCAATTATGAGGAGAACTTGCTGGCTTGGCTTGGATGTTAATTATCATCATTCAGATTTGTTTGCGATGCATCCTATTAAACATATTTGATTTTAGACAATTTAGCCTCAACCTGTAGACTCCAGATTGGTTGATGAGGAAGTTGGGAATTGACAGTAGTCTTGGTGACCAGTTTTCGTTTGTCATTAGAAAGATCTCATATATATAAGCAAAAAAGGGTCCCTTACCTCTTGCCCTCGTAAGCCTTCCCTACCAACCTGAACACAAAGCTGGATGAGCAGAATATCAAATGCTGCTGCTGAAGCTAGTTAATGAGGTAGTAACCCAATCCAGAATAAAAGATGCAGATGGGAGGCAATAAACCATTAGCCTTACCTCAGTAAAGTCGATACTTTTTGGGTGTTGGAATTTCAGATAGGATAAGCCCACCTATCCTTCTTTCTTTGCTGCCATCAGCAAAATTAGCTTTAGAAAAGTAAACGCTGCCGTCATCTCCGATGTGTAAAATTGATTCTCCAGCTGGATgtggagaaagaaaaacagataAAGATACCCCAAGATCAAACCACCTACCGTCCACCATCCACCCTCCACTTTCCTTAACGTCATCCACCGGCCTACCCCACAAATCCTTCTATAAATTCAGCCTCGAGCTTCTGTGAAGAGCCccccttcctctctctctcttcaaaTTCTCCTCTCGTAATCTCTTAGCAGTTGTCTTCTCACAAGATTTTGCCCTCTAGTTGCTAGAATTTGTCAATTTGTCACGTCTGGGAAAATGGGATTCTGCGATTGTGGGATGGTTGGTGATGATCACTTTGTGCTATGCAAAGCAGCTCTAATCTTTGGAGTGACAAGATGGATCTTCTTCTGTGCTCAGAAACTAGTGAAACAATATTACATGCACATGTTTTCTTGGTCCTTTGACCACCATGAGCCCACAACACAATCTTCATCAGCAGTTCATCATGATCACTCTTCTTCAGCTTTAGAAATGGTGAGAGATTATTTGAGCTTGACAACTTTTGAAAACATCAAGCAGAGGCTGCCAGAAGAAGAAAGCCATGACATGTCCTGTGCAGTTTGCTTGAAGCGTTTCAAGAAGAATGATCAGGTCCGGGAATTGAACAATTGCAGGCATGTCTTCCACAAGCAATGCCTGGATAGATGGCTTCTCTACGACGCCCGGTTAACCTGTCCTCTTTGCAGAACTTCTTTGATCACCATGAGTAGTTCAGAGTCTTGTTCCATGccgcagcagcagcagcaacctAGTTGGGCTGTGGAAAGGATTCTTTATCTATTTGGGGATGATTTGCTCTCTCCACCTTCTTACTCATCTGGAATGGAGGATCTGAGCTATTAATTGATGTCTGCCCTCAGTATTGTTAATTGTTAGGATGCAGCATTTTTAGCAAAATTTGTTCCCACATTTCTAAAGTTTCAAAGCTAAGGGGCAAGGCTGTTAATTCTTGGCTTTTGCccaattttttttggttgttgtAAATACTATATCAGGACAGTTGAAAACATTTGAGTTCTAGCAGTTAACCAGAaaatttccccttttttcttctcgtgttatttttgttgttttgtaaaCCTATTAGTAGGTCGTTGGAATATCAAACTAGGTATTGGACGAAACATTTTATTATGTGCACCACAAGCAACTGCAGAACTACcaattagggttgcatttttaaTCCAAAGAATCTAACAGCTGAGTGCCTGTAATTCGCTGACTTCTTGTATGGCCCCTGGTTTCTCTGCAATTGTAGTATATGCATTAAAGttatgtgaaaaaagaaaaaagaaaacagttgATGCCCGGTCCACCTAAGGCATTCTAAATTGGAATGGACAGCCTTGATGTTGCTGGAATCAGCAACAAAAAATGGTCGTCTATATCTTCATGGCATCCAACTTATCTTTTGttgaattaatcttatatacactgacaattTACATACTATCATACTTGATTACACGAcacataatttttctttttctcccaaAACGAGAGAGAAAGTAAtagtcatttttctttttctttctctctctctctctctcttttttaaaATCCTTTTCTCTCATAATTTAGAGACTTCCCTTCTCTTCGTTTCCCCCCCAACTCCCAAGATAAGCCTTGAGGTCCTCAGGCAATACTGCTTATATCTGATGGCTTCGATGTGGTATATCGTCATGACAGCAGATAATGTTGCATGAACACCTAGGAATCACTCCACTTGATAATTGAAGTAATTGGGACAATTTTGATGTCTCCCTCTTGCTTGTGTCATAGTGAAAAGCAAAAAAAGCATCTCACTTTCCACCTGCACTCGTAAGCCTTCAGTAGATAACAGAAGGCACTTTGGAGTAGATAAGCCTGATACAAATTCTGCTCCTAATGGGCAGATGATATCATCCCAGTAAAGAAAATACATGCATTAGTAAGCAAAATCCATCATCATCTTCTCTTTTTGGGAGGGGTTAAATTCACACCCTTCTGTACTAATTTCACACCCCATGCAAATTAGTCTTCAAGTTTATGTGAAACATATGTTAACGGAAAAATAAATGTTTACGTTGTAAAAGAGATTATTTTCGAACATGTCgttaagaaaattaaattttaagttcaaatttaatttaGCAATCCGAATTTTTCCATTACGAATATGCACGTAAAAGTATCTATATATTTCAAttctataaaataaaaatttaagtCATTCTGAAGGGGGAATATGCAATCATATTCAAAAGCCCCTCCCTCATTTTGTTTTGATATCATCATCCATGCTCAAATCCTTTTTAAAGTTGCTTGTTGTTGGAGGTAGGAATATCAAATAATATAAGTACACCTATCTATCCTTGCTACCATCAGAAAAATTAGCTTTAGAAAAAGTTGTCTTTGCAGTCACTAATATCTGATGTGTAAAGACGATTATCCAACTGATAATGAGACAGCAAAACAGAAAAAGACAACCTAATACCACCCACTTTCCACTCACATGTTTGCCAAACATCATCCAAATCTCCAGTCGTCCACCCCAAATCTTCAATAAGTACAGCCTCGAGGCCTCTGTAACCTTCCCCCCCTCCTTCCTTCTCCACATTATCTCCTTCTTGACGAGATTTAGCCCTTTAATTTTAGTTGCCACAATCTTCAAATATATTAGGTTTGCTAATTAAAATATGGTTGCTTGTGATCATTTTGTACTATGCAGAGCAGTTCTAATATTTGGAGTGACAAGATGGATACTTTCTTGGGCACAAGAATTGGTCAGGAGCTACTTGTGCATCTTCTCTTGGTCACTAGAATATGATGAGCCCACATTACAATCTTCATCACCAATTCATCCCTCTTCTTCAGGTTTGGAAATGGTGAGGAATTATCTCAGTTTGACCACATTTGAAACTGTTGCAGCCAGGCTGCCGCAAGAAGAAAGCCATAACATGTCATGTGCTGTTTGCTTAAAGCAATTAAGGAAGAAAAATCAGGTCTGGGAGCTTAGCAATTGCAGGCATATTTTCCACAAGGAATGCTTGGATAGATGGCTTGTTTATGATGCTCGTTTGACATGCCCTCTTTGTAGAACTTCTTTGATCTCCATTAGTACGTCAGAGTTGCATTCTTCCATGCAACAGCACCAGCAGCAGCCTAGTTGGGCTGTGGAGAGGATTCTTTATCTGTTCGGGGATGATATGCTGTGTTCATCTTCTTACTCCCCATGAATTGAGGATCACAGATATTAATTCATGGCTGCCAATTTATTCTTAGTTGTTAGGTTGAGGAATTCTTGGAAATCTGGAACCAAACTTAATTTCAATTTGCAAAGCTAAAGCTATTAGGAATTTGCCTAGTGCCCAATTTTTTATCCATGGACTGTAACGACCCtaatttataattaatttttttttacgatCCTATTTCTCCCCAACACGACATCCTTTCCATcacataattattttttagtttttagtcatCCCACCGTTCCTCACATCCTTATCACCCTCAACTGTCATGCCAACCAGACACACGGGAATCAGGATTCGAACCTTCTCACCCCTAATTTGCCCCAACTGTCAATAATAACTATACGAACTgttctttgttcttttttatCTAAATCAGGGCATGTGATTTGTGTATACTTTTCTGATGATACACACATCAAATGCTACGTACTAGGCCAAATTGGTCTTTAATTTTATGACTCACAACTAACACTTTTCTTTAacacttttccctttttcttttggtagATCTTTTATTGGCATCGAATCTTCACTTTAGAATCCTAAGCCAGTGGAAGTCTTGAATCTCTTTGTATCGACATTGCTTTCTGCCTACTTTTCTTCTATCATTCTTCAATTTGATAGGAATTGCAGCAATCTAAAACCTTATCTAAAAAGTGCTCGCAAGGGCATCCCTCTGCTTTTACCTGACACCAGCCATTAGGGTGTCTAGTTGGATTGTGTCAAATTTGACTCGTTAGGTTTTTCTGGTATAAAGCAACCATGGGCCAAAATTTTAACAAAGTCTTTAGCATCcctattacttttatttttccttcttttgcccCCCTTTTTAAAGTTATAGCTCTATAAAATACTCTTAAAGCCTATGGACTATAAAACAATTGGACTCGGAGTTGGTGGGGTGCGCCAGGCCCGTGCAGCAGTGCAGCGCATGGGCGACGCTCGAAGGCCCCGATAGCAAGCTACCGCGGTGGGCCTTTCCCCTAAAAAAATTGAGTTAATATCATGTGGACCGATGGCCCACGTATCAGATATTAAACTGATAAGAACAGATACTACACTTGATCTTAGCCAAAAGGCCGAGAAAGGTATGCTTTAAAACGATCCATCCACCTTGCTTTTATAGTCGCTGCAGTTTCCATGCAGTCTCCTGCTTAGTCGATGTGGGACTATTTCTTATAGTTTTGGCTAGTACAATCAAGTTCTAAACTTAAAAAAGATAGATTGCTACTAGGGTCTGATTGGCCAGCAGCCAATCTATTCCTACATGGCTCTAAATCTTTGACGAACAAATGGCACAAAAAGCTTAAGTGATATAACCAATTCTTTGAATCCTTTTCGAGTTACATAACTGGATAAAAGTCAGTAAGTAATACTATTGCACTCTCAATTCAATTGGAAGCTAGT contains:
- the LOC113710173 gene encoding RING-H2 finger protein ATL2 — protein: MGFCDCGMVGDDHFVLCKAALIFGVTRWIFFCAQKLVKQYYMHMFSWSFDHHEPTTQSSSAVHHDHSSSALEMVRDYLSLTTFENIKQRLPEEESHDMSCAVCLKRFKKNDQVRELNNCRHVFHKQCLDRWLLYDARLTCPLCRTSLITMSSSESCSMPQQQQQPSWAVERILYLFGDDLLSPPSYSSGMEDLSY
- the LOC140014704 gene encoding probable E3 ubiquitin-protein ligase XERICO → MVACDHFVLCRAVLIFGVTRWILSWAQELVRSYLCIFSWSLEYDEPTLQSSSPIHPSSSGLEMVRNYLSLTTFETVAARLPQEESHNMSCAVCLKQLRKKNQVWELSNCRHIFHKECLDRWLVYDARLTCPLCRTSLISISTSELHSSMQQHQQQPSWAVERILYLFGDDMLCSSSYSP